AAGCTGAGCCCGAGGACCACCCAGATGGCTCGCTCGGTCGCGACGTACAGCATCACCAGGATGACGCTGAAGAACAGCAGCGACGTGCCGAGGTCCTTCTCGAACACCAGGATGCCGATGCAGGCGAACGCGGCGATCAGGATCGGGCCGAGGTCGCGGGCCCGCGGCAGCTCGACGCCGACGAGCTTCTTGCCCGCCACCATGAACAGGTCCCGCTTCGACACCAGGAACGAAGCGAAGAAGATCATCAGCAGGATCTTCGCGAACTCGCCCGGCTGGATCGAGAAGAACGGCAGCTTCAGCCACACCTTGGCGCCGTTGACCTCGGACAGGCTCGACGGCAGCAGCGCCGGCAGCGCCAGCGCGACGATCCCGATCAGGCCCGCGGTGTAGCCGTAGCGCGTCAGCGTGCGGTGGTCGTTCACCACCACCAGCACGACGACGAAGAACACCAGCGAAATCACCGTGAACAGCACCTGCGAGGTGACCGCGGGCGTGTAGTCCTTGCCCTGCTGCGTGGCTCGTTCCGCCAGGGCCAGGTCGATCCGGTGGATCATCACCAGCCCGACGCCGTTCAGCAGCGCGACACAGGGGAGCAGCACCGGATCGGCGTAGGGCGCCCACTTGCGGACGGCCAGGTGCGCCGCGCCGAAGATCCCGAGATAGGCGAGGCCGAGCCAGATGATCGACCAGGTCAGCTCCTGCTCCTGGTTCGCCTCCACCAGCACCAGCGCGACGGTGACGATGAACGCCGCGAACCCCAGCAGCACCAGCTCGGTGTTGCGGCGGGTCGGGACCTCGCGCGGCGGGTTCGTCTGGAACTGCGCGGCGAGCGGTTCGGCGGGACGCGCGACAGGCTGGCTCATCAGTTACCGCCTCCCGTCGTCGGTGCCGTCGAACTCGGCGTCGAGCAGTCCCTCCCCGCTGGCTGGTTCACCGACGACGGAGCAGTGGAGCCGGCCGGAGCCGACGGAGTCGTCGTCGGCGTGACCGAAGGGGTCGGCGTCGAGGACGGGGTACCGCCCGCCGGCGCGCAGTTGTTCAGGCGCTTGTGCAGCTGCAGGAAGTCGTCGATGTACCTCCGGGCGTCATCGAGGCTGTCCTTCCTGACGCCGTTCTGCACCGCCAGCCGCGCGTCTTCCTGGAGCTGGTCGACGCGCAGCTTGTCCGTGCACACCTGGGTGGGCGGGCAGGAGCCCTGCTCGTAGGTGTGCAGGTCGATGCCGAGGATGCTGCCGGGGACGCCGCGGTAGATCACGACCTCCTCGTCCGCACCCTCGCCGACATAGTACTGACTCAGCACGAAGTAGCGGGTGGCGATAGCCGCGGCGGCGAGCACCACGAGGACCACGAGCGCGCCGGCCAGCCAGCGGAACCGCTTCCGGCGCTTCGCCTTCGGATCTTCGGAGGGCTGCGGGAGCTCCGGGCGCTGCTGCGGTGGGGGCTGGGTCAGCGCCCGGGCCCGCGCCGCGGGCGAGTCGCCCTGGTGCAGTTCGTCACTGCCGTCTCCGGCGGCGCCGCCCACGATGGGCGCGTCCTCGCCGAAGTCGACGTCGACCACGTCGGCGATGATCACCGTGACGTTGTCCGTGCCGCCGCCCTTGAGGGCCAGTTCGATCATCCGGTCCGCGCACTGCTGCGGGTCCGGGATCTGCACGGCCTCGGCCAGCGTCTCGTCGCTGACCATGCCGGACAGGCCGTCCGAGCAGATCAGGTACCGGTCACCGGAACGTGCTTCGCGCACGGTCAGGCTCGGCTCGACCTCGTGCCCGGTGAGCGCCTTCAGCAGCAGCGACCGCTGCGGGTGGACCGCCGCCTCTTCGGGCGTGATCCGGCCCTGCTCCAGCAGTTCGTTGACGAAGCTGTCGTCGCGCGTGATCTGCGCGAACTGGCCGCCGCGCAGCAGGTACGCCCGCGAGTCGCCGACGTGCACCAGCCCCAGCCGGGTGCCCGCGAACAACACGGCGGTCAACGTCGTGCCCATGCCGTCGAGGTCCGGGTCCTGCGAGACCAGCTCGGCGATCGCGGCGTTGCCGTTCGCCACCGCTTCGCGCAGCTGGGCGAGCAGATCGTCACGCGGTTCGTCGTCGTCGAGCGGGGCGAGTGAGGCGATGACCACCTTGCTGGCCACTTCACCCGCCGCATGCCCACCCATGCCGTCGGCGAGCGCGAGCAGGCGAGGGCCGGCGTACACGGAGTCCTGGTTGCTCGAACGCACCAGGCCCCGGTCGCTGCGGGCTGCATAGCGGAGGACGAGAGTCATGGGCGAAGCTCGATCACCGTCTTGCCGATCCGGATGGGGACTCCGAGCGGGACCCGGAGGGGTGCAGTGACCTTAGCCCGGTCCAGATAGGTGCCGTTCGTCGAGCCCAGGTCTTCCACGTACCAGTCCTCACCGCGCTGGGCGATCCGCGCGTGCCGGGTCGACGCGTAGTCGTCGTCGAGCACCAGTGTCGAGTCGTCGGCCCGGCCGATCAGGATCGGCCTGCCGTCGAGTGCGATACGCGTCCCGGCGAGCGCGCCGTGCGTCACCAGCAGCTGCTGCGGCGACTTGCTGTTGCGCGGCTTCTTTTCCTTCTTGCGGCCGAAGGTCGGCACCTGGACGCGCATGCCTGACGCCGCGTAGAGGTCCGAACGGACGACTCTGAGCGCGGCGAACACGAAGAGCCAGAGCAGCACGAGGAAGCCCACCCTGGTGAGTTGTACGACCAGCTCTGGCACTTGGTGTGTCCGCTCCCGACTCTTCCGCGCAGCCGCGACGCGGGTACGCCGCGGTCCCCCCGCACGTCAATTCTGCGGGAACAGTATTCCGTGTCCCGAGTCAGCCCTGTGTACGGAACACGAGGGAGGAATGACCCACCCGGATGACGTCGCCGTCGGCGAGCTGCCAGGTCTGGACCGGCGTGCCGTTCACGGTCGTGCCGTTCGTCGAGCCGATGTCGGCGAGCGTCGCGCTCTGGCCGTCCCAGGTGATCTCCAGGTGGCGGCGCGAGACACCGGTGTCAGGCAGGCGGAAGTCCGCGTCCTGGCCCCGGCCCACGACGTTCCCGCCCTGCTTCAGCGAGTACGTGCGGTTCGAGCCGTCGTCCAGCTGCAGGCTCGCCGCGAGCTGACGGCCCGGCGCGGGCTGGCCGTAGCCGCCCTGCTGCTGGGCGTACGGGTCGCCGGCCGGCTGGCCGTACGCCTGCTGCTGGCCGTACTGGTCGTAACCGCCCTGCTGCTGGCCGCCGTACTGGTCGTAGCCGCCGCCCTGGGGCTGGGCGTAGCCGCCCTGGTCGTAGCCACCGCCCTGCGGCTGGCCGTAACCCTGGTCGTAGCCGCCGCCTTGGGGCTGGGCGTAGCCGCCCTGGTCGTAGCCACCGCCCTGGGGCTGGGCGTAGCCGCCCTGGTCGTAGCCACCGCCCTGCGGCTGGCCGTAACCCTGGTCGTAGGCGGCCGGCTGCTGCGGCTGTTGCGGCTGCTGTTGCTGGCCGTATTGGTCGTAACCGCCACCCGGCTGCTGCTGGCCGTACTGGTCGTATCCGCCCTGCTGGCCGTAACCCTGGTCGTACCCGGGCTGCTGGCCACCCTGCTGTCCGTAGCCGTACTGGCCCTGCTGGCCGTACGGGTCACCCTGGTCGTATTGGCCGTAGCCGGGGGGCTGGCTCATTGCTGGGTCTCCTGCGTTGCTGGGTCGTGCCGACCGCGGTGAACCGGCGCCTGAGGGGCGGGCGTCGGGATCGACGGACGAACGGGTCTTGAACTGTCCAGTATGCAGCGCCTCGTTGCGCTCGAGTGATACGACGACGTCACCATAGGTGTCCAGGCCCTCGGCGGCGAGGTGTTCCGCCACTGCCCTGGCCAGCATCTGCGTGACGCGCTGCTCGTCACCGGCCATGCGTTCGTGGTCAGCCACCCCCAGGGACACGATGTAGTGATTCGGGGCGAGCTGCCGACCGCCTGCCAGCTCACGAACGTTCTCCTCACTCTCCCGCTCCAGGGCGATCGCCACTTCCTGCGTGACGACATTGCCACCGAACATGCGCGCGAAAGTGTTCCCCACCAGGTTCTCGAGTCGCCTGTCGAAACGCTCGGCGCGGCCCACCGGGGAAAACCTCCTCACACGTCTGCTTCCGCATCGATCCTATCCGGGTGAGCGAGCCTCTACACGGCCCCCGGTGAAACCCGCCCGAACGGCCTGCTAGTCTTCTCCTCGCTGCCGCAAGGAAGCACTCTGGGCGAGTGGCGGAATGGCAGACGCGCACGGTTCAGGTCCGTGTGTCCGAAAGGACGTGAGGGTTCAACTCCCTCCTCGCCCACGCTGTTCAAAGCCCCGGTCGCTGGCGCGACCGGGGCTTTTCCCGTTGGCCTTATTCCTCCCGGGGGGCCGAGCCCCCCGGACCCCCCACGGTGCGGTGTGTCACCTCCCAGCGTGGTTGCGTGGGTGGGTTGGGGGTGGGTTTGGTGGGGAATGTCACCCGGTTGGCTCTGTGTGTTGTTCGCTTCTGGCGGACTTCTTGGGGTATTTAGGGTGTCTTTTTCTTGATCCAGTCTGTTAGGACGTCTGTCCTTGACGTGGTTTCTATGCCTGCGTGGGGGCAGCCGGGGCCTGTTGCTTCCAGGGCGACCAGTGCTCCTTCTGTGAAGTACGGGGCTCCTGAGTCGTATGTGCATGCGCTTGTTGTGATGTCCGGGGCTGCTCCGCGGACTCCCAGTGTTGTTGGCGCGATGTTCGCGATCGCTACCGTTCCCTGCTGCAGGTGGGTTGCCGGTTTGGGGTTTTCGCTGGTCAGGCTGCCCCAGCCTGCCAGTGTCAGCTGTTCGCCCACCCTGGGGGTTGCGTGGCTCAGTGGCAGTGGGGGGATCGTTGTCACCGGGGAGTCGAGGTGGAGGAGGGCCACGTCGTTCTGGGGTGACTGGATGACCTCTGTTGCCTTGCGGGCTATGCCCGACTCTGTCCCTTCGTCCACCATGCCCAGCGTTGCCGTTGTTGGGTACGGGACTTTGCCTGAGACTCGGTTGCGGTTCGCGTCGTGGAAGCAGTGGCCTGTGGTGATCAGCCAGCTTGGGGCGATCAGTGCGCCCGTGCAGTAGCTGCTGTACGTCGAGCCGTCCGGGCGGGGGATCTTCGTCATCGACAGCTTCGCGACGAACCCGTACTGGCCCGGTGGGACGTCCGAACCGTGGGCGACGGCCCAGGCGGTGGGGGCGGTCGTGATGGTCAAAACGGCGGCGGCTAGCAGGGCGCGCAGGCGCATTCTTCCCCTTCGTCGAGTCATCGTCGACGTTCGAGGCTAGGGGCGCCGGCGCGCGCCGGGAATTCCCTGGCCGGGCGTCACCCGGTGGACCGTCGGGTGACGCCCGGCCGGGGGGTCAGCCGGTGTGCGAAGCGATCCAGTCCGCGACGACGTCCACCCGCGAAGTCGTCTCGAGCTGGTTGTGCGGGCAGTCCGGGCCGGTCGACTCGACCGAGACCAGCTGGCCGCCGGAGCCACCCGCGACGAAGTACGGCGCGCCCGAGTCGTACACGCAGGCACTCGTCGTCGACGTCGGGGCCACACCCTGGACGCCGAGCGTCGCGGCGGCGACCTGGCCGACCTTCACCGTGCCCTGCTCCAGCTTCGTCGACGGCGCCGGGTTGACCGAGGTGAGGCTGCCCCAGCCGGCGAGGGTCAGCAGCTGGCCCACCGACGGCGTGACGCGGTTGACCGTGAGCGGCGTGATCGTCGTGACGTCGGCGTCGAGCGTCGCGAGCGCGATGTCGTTGACGCTCGACTGGTAGACGGTGACGACGTTGCGCGTCACGCCGGGCGTGCTCTGGTTGACCGTGCCGAGCAGCACGGACGTCGGGTACGGCACCGGGCCGGAGACGCGGTTGCGGTTCGCGTCGTGGAAGCAGTGCCCGGCCGTGATGATCCACTTCTTGGCGATCAGCGAGCCGGAGCAGGCGCTGTTGTACTTCGTGCCGTCGGGCTTCGGGATGTTGGTCATGGTGAGCTTGGCGGCGAACCCGAACTGGCCGGCCGGGACGTCGGAACC
This window of the Amycolatopsis balhimycina FH 1894 genome carries:
- a CDS encoding S1 family peptidase → MRLRALLAAAVLTITTAPTAWAVAHGSDVPPGQYGFVAKLSMTKIPRPDGSTYSSYCTGALIAPSWLITTGHCFHDANRNRVSGKVPYPTTATLGMVDEGTESGIARKATEVIQSPQNDVALLHLDSPVTTIPPLPLSHATPRVGEQLTLAGWGSLTSENPKPATHLQQGTVAIANIAPTTLGVRGAAPDITTSACTYDSGAPYFTEGALVALEATGPGCPHAGIETTSRTDVLTDWIKKKTP
- a CDS encoding FtsW/RodA/SpoVE family cell cycle protein is translated as MSQPVARPAEPLAAQFQTNPPREVPTRRNTELVLLGFAAFIVTVALVLVEANQEQELTWSIIWLGLAYLGIFGAAHLAVRKWAPYADPVLLPCVALLNGVGLVMIHRIDLALAERATQQGKDYTPAVTSQVLFTVISLVFFVVVLVVVNDHRTLTRYGYTAGLIGIVALALPALLPSSLSEVNGAKVWLKLPFFSIQPGEFAKILLMIFFASFLVSKRDLFMVAGKKLVGVELPRARDLGPILIAAFACIGILVFEKDLGTSLLFFSVILVMLYVATERAIWVVLGLSFFAVGCMIAYKLFTHVQQRVANWLDPLATYDQAGGGYQLAQGLFGLGTGGVGGTGLGAGRPDMVPEANTDFITASIGEELGFIGLAAVLMLYLLVAMRGMRSALAVRDTFGKLLGGGLAFTMVMQIFVVVGGVTKLIPETGITAPFLSKGGSSLLANYILVALLLRISDAARKPVARPKAQQQPQAPIAEAHTVLVQRPPADGEAQA
- a CDS encoding FHA domain-containing protein FhaB/FipA, with translation MPELVVQLTRVGFLVLLWLFVFAALRVVRSDLYAASGMRVQVPTFGRKKEKKPRNSKSPQQLLVTHGALAGTRIALDGRPILIGRADDSTLVLDDDYASTRHARIAQRGEDWYVEDLGSTNGTYLDRAKVTAPLRVPLGVPIRIGKTVIELRP
- a CDS encoding DUF3662 and FHA domain-containing protein → MGRAERFDRRLENLVGNTFARMFGGNVVTQEVAIALERESEENVRELAGGRQLAPNHYIVSLGVADHERMAGDEQRVTQMLARAVAEHLAAEGLDTYGDVVVSLERNEALHTGQFKTRSSVDPDARPSGAGSPRSARPSNAGDPAMSQPPGYGQYDQGDPYGQQGQYGYGQQGGQQPGYDQGYGQQGGYDQYGQQQPGGGYDQYGQQQQPQQPQQPAAYDQGYGQPQGGGYDQGGYAQPQGGGYDQGGYAQPQGGGYDQGYGQPQGGGYDQGGYAQPQGGGYDQYGGQQQGGYDQYGQQQAYGQPAGDPYAQQQGGYGQPAPGRQLAASLQLDDGSNRTYSLKQGGNVVGRGQDADFRLPDTGVSRRHLEITWDGQSATLADIGSTNGTTVNGTPVQTWQLADGDVIRVGHSSLVFRTQG
- a CDS encoding PP2C family protein-serine/threonine phosphatase; the protein is MTLVLRYAARSDRGLVRSSNQDSVYAGPRLLALADGMGGHAAGEVASKVVIASLAPLDDDEPRDDLLAQLREAVANGNAAIAELVSQDPDLDGMGTTLTAVLFAGTRLGLVHVGDSRAYLLRGGQFAQITRDDSFVNELLEQGRITPEEAAVHPQRSLLLKALTGHEVEPSLTVREARSGDRYLICSDGLSGMVSDETLAEAVQIPDPQQCADRMIELALKGGGTDNVTVIIADVVDVDFGEDAPIVGGAAGDGSDELHQGDSPAARARALTQPPPQQRPELPQPSEDPKAKRRKRFRWLAGALVVLVVLAAAAIATRYFVLSQYYVGEGADEEVVIYRGVPGSILGIDLHTYEQGSCPPTQVCTDKLRVDQLQEDARLAVQNGVRKDSLDDARRYIDDFLQLHKRLNNCAPAGGTPSSTPTPSVTPTTTPSAPAGSTAPSSVNQPAGRDCSTPSSTAPTTGGGN
- a CDS encoding S1 family peptidase, whose product is MRVRAVLSAAFLILTAGLATAAPASAVANGSDVPAGQFGFAAKLTMTNIPKPDGTKYNSACSGSLIAKKWIITAGHCFHDANRNRVSGPVPYPTSVLLGTVNQSTPGVTRNVVTVYQSSVNDIALATLDADVTTITPLTVNRVTPSVGQLLTLAGWGSLTSVNPAPSTKLEQGTVKVGQVAAATLGVQGVAPTSTTSACVYDSGAPYFVAGGSGGQLVSVESTGPDCPHNQLETTSRVDVVADWIASHTG